In Aureibaculum algae, the following are encoded in one genomic region:
- a CDS encoding peptidylprolyl isomerase → MKKALLSLILLFIIQTIQSQKQTKCLIETSLGKIEVELYDDKAPITVQNFLQYVDSTAYNNSSFFRTCTQENEAERTIKIQVIQGGNITEGSERAPIKIETTAVTEILHENGTISMARSEPNSATSSFFICINDQPELDFGGKRNPDGQGFAAFGQVTKGMDVVLKIQSQKNKNQQLLEPIQIHAITRVTN, encoded by the coding sequence ATGAAAAAAGCCTTATTATCGCTGATACTGTTATTCATTATTCAAACCATCCAATCTCAAAAGCAAACGAAATGCTTAATTGAGACCTCTTTGGGTAAGATTGAAGTTGAATTGTATGATGATAAAGCACCAATTACTGTTCAAAATTTTTTACAATATGTAGATAGTACTGCCTATAACAACAGTAGTTTCTTTAGAACCTGTACTCAAGAGAACGAAGCTGAACGGACCATCAAAATTCAAGTAATTCAAGGGGGTAACATTACCGAAGGGTCTGAACGAGCACCCATAAAAATTGAAACTACAGCGGTAACTGAGATTTTACATGAAAACGGCACTATATCAATGGCAAGAAGTGAACCGAACAGTGCTACAAGTAGCTTTTTTATTTGTATAAATGATCAGCCTGAATTAGATTTTGGTGGAAAACGCAACCCTGACGGGCAAGGCTTTGCTGCATTTGGACAAGTTACAAAAGGAATGGATGTCGTTTTAAAAATTCAATCGCAAAAAAATAAAAACCAACAACTTTTAGAACCGATACAAATTCACGCTATAACTAGAGTTACCAATTAA
- a CDS encoding fatty acid desaturase family protein, producing MSQTTIKYSRVDSAKFFRTLNKRINTYFKEKNIKKTGNGQLYIKTVVMFVLLIAPLVLVLTLPMAWWAQIICMIVVGIGMAGVGMNVMHDANHESFSSKKWVNKLMGSSIYILAGNDYNWKVQHNVLHHTYTNIQGHDEDIDAGRIIRFSKHAKWHSFHKYQKYYAFFLYGLLTVNWAITTDFKQTYQYLKRKLSYGKMPHPATQWTKLIIGKIIYYAIWVALPLFVGIVWWKVLIGFFIMHYTAGIILSVIFQLAHVMPNTEMPMPDEVGNMKNTWAIHQLFTTSNFAPKNWLVRFYTGGLNYQVEHHLFANISHVHYKKLAEIVKNTAKEFSLPYNEYKTFRRAVIEHYKQLEVLGKKPSIA from the coding sequence ATGTCTCAAACGACTATAAAATATTCACGAGTAGATTCTGCGAAGTTTTTCAGGACGCTCAATAAGCGAATTAACACATATTTTAAAGAAAAAAATATAAAAAAAACAGGAAACGGACAATTGTACATTAAAACAGTTGTTATGTTTGTTTTACTCATAGCACCATTAGTTTTAGTACTTACGTTACCTATGGCTTGGTGGGCTCAAATTATTTGCATGATTGTTGTTGGCATTGGCATGGCTGGTGTTGGAATGAATGTAATGCATGATGCCAATCACGAATCTTTTTCTAGTAAAAAGTGGGTAAATAAATTAATGGGAAGTAGTATTTACATCCTTGCTGGTAATGATTACAACTGGAAAGTACAACACAATGTACTTCACCATACCTACACAAATATTCAAGGGCACGATGAGGATATTGATGCCGGTAGAATAATCCGTTTTTCAAAACATGCTAAATGGCATAGTTTTCATAAATATCAAAAGTATTACGCCTTTTTTCTTTATGGATTATTAACCGTAAACTGGGCTATTACTACTGATTTTAAGCAAACTTATCAATACTTAAAACGTAAGTTATCTTATGGAAAAATGCCACATCCTGCTACACAATGGACAAAATTAATCATTGGTAAAATAATTTATTATGCCATTTGGGTCGCCTTACCATTATTTGTTGGTATCGTTTGGTGGAAAGTACTTATCGGATTTTTTATTATGCATTATACGGCGGGTATTATTTTAAGTGTAATTTTTCAATTGGCTCATGTTATGCCAAATACAGAAATGCCAATGCCAGATGAAGTAGGTAATATGAAAAACACTTGGGCAATTCATCAATTATTTACGACTTCTAATTTTGCTCCAAAAAACTGGTTAGTGCGTTTTTATACTGGTGGATTAAACTACCAAGTTGAGCATCATTTATTCGCAAATATTAGTCATGTTCATTATAAAAAATTAGCTGAAATTGTAAAAAACACTGCTAAAGAATTTAGCCTTCCTTACAACGAGTATAAAACGTTTAGAAGAGCTGTAATTGAACATTATAAGCAGTTAGAAGTCTTAGGAAAAAAACCTTCTATAGCTTAG
- a CDS encoding Crp/Fnr family transcriptional regulator has protein sequence MNTINLKTFLTSNLDIDEKEILSIVDNCTIKRVKKNEFLLQKNEHCKHTFFVEKGLLRQYSIDEKGKEHILSFAPENWFVTDRESAYFNRPSAYYIQALEESQVAMIDENFIQLLAEKISSFTDFNNKLLHNHILHLQNRINLLLSAAAEDRYLQFVKMYPDILLRVPQTMIASYLGITPESLSRVRKELAHKNFKG, from the coding sequence ATGAATACTATTAATCTTAAAACGTTCTTGACTTCTAATCTTGATATTGACGAAAAGGAAATTTTGTCAATAGTAGATAACTGCACCATTAAAAGGGTTAAAAAAAATGAGTTCTTATTACAAAAAAATGAACACTGTAAGCATACCTTTTTTGTAGAGAAAGGGTTATTGAGACAATATTCAATTGACGAAAAAGGCAAAGAACACATACTATCTTTTGCTCCCGAAAATTGGTTTGTAACCGATAGAGAAAGTGCCTATTTTAATAGACCTTCCGCCTATTACATCCAAGCATTGGAAGAAAGTCAAGTAGCAATGATAGATGAAAATTTCATTCAATTACTTGCTGAGAAAATATCATCGTTTACAGATTTCAACAATAAATTACTACACAATCATATTCTTCATTTACAAAATAGAATCAATTTATTACTAAGTGCTGCTGCGGAAGACAGGTATTTACAATTTGTTAAAATGTATCCAGACATACTTTTGAGAGTTCCGCAAACAATGATCGCCTCCTATTTAGGTATTACCCCAGAGAGCCTAAGCAGAGTCCGCAAAGAATTGGCTCATAAAAACTTTAAAGGGTAG
- a CDS encoding DUF502 domain-containing protein produces the protein MKKLVNYFLQGLLYIAPLGITAYIIYAVFTFSDGLLQDLLLKFFDIKIPGLGVLTLILFLIFVGFLGRTIIADPLRKLFKNLIERVPLLNFIYSAFNDLFSAFVGKEKKFSKPVLVKVNLNSDLEKLGFITEENLELLGEMDKVAVYFPHSYNFSGELFIVPRANIKTVDINSSDVMKFVVSAGLTGWNKDEVIEHEEAN, from the coding sequence ATGAAAAAACTAGTCAATTATTTCTTACAAGGCTTATTATATATTGCACCCCTAGGTATAACTGCATACATTATTTATGCTGTTTTCACTTTTTCGGATGGATTATTACAAGATTTATTACTTAAATTTTTCGATATTAAAATTCCCGGATTAGGTGTTTTAACACTTATATTATTTTTAATCTTCGTAGGGTTTTTAGGACGAACAATTATTGCAGATCCATTGCGTAAATTGTTTAAAAACCTGATTGAACGCGTTCCGTTGTTAAATTTTATCTACTCTGCCTTTAATGACTTATTTTCTGCTTTTGTAGGTAAGGAAAAGAAATTTAGCAAACCGGTACTGGTTAAAGTTAATTTAAATTCTGATTTAGAAAAATTAGGATTTATAACAGAAGAAAATTTAGAGCTATTAGGAGAAATGGATAAGGTTGCTGTCTATTTTCCTCATTCTTATAATTTTTCTGGTGAATTATTTATTGTACCTCGAGCCAATATTAAAACAGTAGATATAAACTCAAGTGACGTAATGAAGTTTGTAGTTTCAGCTGGATTAACAGGATGGAATAAAGATGAAGTTATAGAACATGAAGAGGCAAATTAA
- the rsmG gene encoding 16S rRNA (guanine(527)-N(7))-methyltransferase RsmG, translating to MEIISTYFKELSDEQISQFKQLEQLYALWNAQINVISRKDIETLYERHVLHSLGIAKVQPFVPKSKVLDVGTGGGFPGIPLAILFPETRFLLVDSIGKKIKVVQEVAKALGLQNVKAQHIRAESVKGEFDFIVSRAVTNMDDFVKWTRKKVAKKQRHELKNGILYLKGGDLTEELVNFPKATTYNLSDYFKEDFFETKKVVHVPLKFKP from the coding sequence ATGGAAATAATTTCGACATATTTTAAGGAACTTTCTGATGAGCAAATTAGTCAGTTTAAACAATTAGAGCAATTGTATGCATTATGGAATGCACAAATTAATGTAATATCTAGAAAGGATATTGAAACCTTGTATGAAAGACATGTGCTTCATTCTTTGGGTATTGCTAAGGTGCAGCCTTTTGTGCCAAAATCAAAAGTTTTAGATGTAGGTACTGGTGGTGGTTTTCCTGGAATTCCTCTTGCTATTTTGTTTCCTGAAACACGATTTTTATTGGTAGACTCTATTGGTAAAAAAATAAAAGTAGTACAAGAGGTAGCCAAGGCGTTAGGACTTCAGAATGTAAAAGCTCAGCACATCAGAGCGGAAAGCGTAAAAGGAGAATTCGATTTTATTGTAAGCCGTGCCGTTACTAATATGGATGATTTCGTAAAATGGACTCGTAAAAAGGTTGCCAAAAAACAGCGACATGAGCTTAAAAATGGTATTCTATACTTAAAGGGTGGCGATTTAACGGAAGAATTAGTCAATTTTCCGAAAGCGACAACATATAACTTATCAGACTATTTTAAAGAAGACTTTTTTGAAACTAAGAAAGTGGTGCATGTACCGTTGAAGTTTAAGCCTTAG
- a CDS encoding NHL domain-containing protein, whose product MKHFYFLILLLTFQFSFSQYGNVSTIAGGGSNGHDVVNGLATDAELSYPTGIAIDNDGNIYFSEITNSIIRKIDVNGIISDIIEFPDVQTPHGLAVDATGNIYFIDRANDRVRKLDTSGNITTVAGNGTNGDSGDGGQATSAQLNSPQYIAIDASGNIYISDWQNHKIKKVTTNGVINTIAGTGTYGFSGDGGLATLAELKSPSGITIDATGNIYFSDRNNYRVRKIDTNGIITTIAGKGGFQPFSGDGGLAIDAELYEPNGITLDNDGNIYIVDAVNQRVRKITTDGIINTIIGSGGTGRSAGGFNGDGQIGTNTELNQPSGIAVDNSGNVIITDYKNHRIRKLASAALSVDNFSLENIKLYPNPISIDEQLTVSSQEIITAISVYNTLGQEVYQAKPNAHNYVLNLDKITSGIYLVKLNSNINKSINYRLIKK is encoded by the coding sequence ATGAAACACTTTTACTTTTTAATTTTACTTTTAACCTTTCAATTTTCATTTTCACAATATGGAAATGTTTCCACCATTGCAGGGGGTGGAAGTAATGGACACGACGTTGTTAATGGATTAGCTACTGATGCCGAACTAAGTTATCCTACTGGAATTGCAATTGATAATGATGGAAACATTTATTTTTCAGAAATTACTAATTCTATTATTAGAAAAATAGATGTTAATGGCATTATTTCAGATATTATAGAATTTCCAGACGTGCAGACACCGCATGGATTAGCTGTTGATGCAACTGGTAATATTTATTTTATTGATAGAGCAAATGATAGAGTACGAAAACTAGACACAAGTGGTAACATTACAACCGTAGCAGGAAATGGAACAAATGGAGATAGTGGAGATGGAGGGCAAGCCACATCAGCACAATTAAATAGTCCACAATATATTGCGATTGACGCCTCTGGAAATATTTACATATCCGATTGGCAAAATCATAAAATTAAAAAAGTAACCACTAATGGTGTGATTAATACGATTGCTGGTACAGGAACTTATGGTTTCAGCGGAGATGGAGGATTAGCAACTCTTGCAGAATTAAAAAGTCCAAGTGGTATAACCATTGATGCGACTGGAAACATTTATTTTTCAGACAGAAATAACTATAGAGTCAGGAAAATAGATACCAATGGCATAATTACTACGATTGCTGGTAAAGGAGGATTTCAACCATTTAGTGGAGATGGTGGATTGGCAATTGATGCTGAATTATATGAACCAAATGGGATCACTTTAGATAATGACGGTAACATTTATATTGTTGACGCGGTTAATCAAAGAGTTAGAAAAATAACTACAGACGGCATTATCAATACAATTATAGGCTCAGGTGGAACAGGAAGATCGGCTGGAGGCTTTAATGGTGATGGACAAATTGGTACTAACACTGAATTAAATCAACCCTCAGGTATTGCTGTTGACAATTCTGGTAATGTTATTATAACCGATTATAAAAATCATAGAATTAGAAAATTAGCATCAGCTGCGTTGAGTGTAGATAATTTTTCTTTAGAGAATATAAAATTATATCCAAATCCTATTTCAATTGATGAACAATTGACGGTTTCTTCTCAAGAAATAATTACTGCTATTTCTGTTTACAATACCCTAGGACAAGAAGTTTATCAAGCAAAACCAAATGCTCATAATTATGTACTAAACTTAGACAAGATTACTTCAGGTATCTATTTGGTAAAACTTAATAGCAACATTAACAAAAGCATAAATTATAGACTTATAAAAAAGTAG
- a CDS encoding pirin family protein: MKTKTVELVASPKAPHFVGDGFRVHNFIPSGFRLDMQRMNPFIMLDYNSTYHFPPSHKPKGVGVHPHRGFETVTIAYKGKVAHHDSSGGGGVIEEGDVQWMTAASGVLHKEYHEEEWSKTGGDIQMVQLWVNLPKKDKMSAPKYQAINNESINRFQLENNAGQIEVIAGEYEGIKGAASTFTPLHMFNAKLNKGGKAAFHFPANYNTVLLVVEGSILINGSEKAPTDHLALMATDGENFEVEAIDDAIVLVLSGEPIDEPIAAHGPFVMNTKEELMEAFNDFNNGKFGYLEN, from the coding sequence ATGAAAACAAAAACAGTAGAATTAGTAGCCAGTCCAAAAGCTCCACATTTTGTTGGAGATGGCTTTCGTGTACATAACTTTATCCCCAGTGGATTTAGACTTGACATGCAACGGATGAACCCGTTTATAATGTTAGATTACAATTCAACCTACCACTTCCCTCCTTCTCATAAACCAAAAGGGGTTGGTGTGCATCCTCATAGAGGTTTTGAAACCGTTACTATAGCCTATAAAGGCAAGGTAGCTCATCATGACAGCAGCGGTGGTGGCGGAGTTATAGAAGAAGGTGATGTGCAATGGATGACTGCAGCAAGTGGTGTGTTACACAAAGAATACCACGAAGAAGAATGGAGTAAAACGGGTGGCGATATTCAAATGGTGCAACTTTGGGTAAACTTACCTAAAAAGGACAAAATGAGTGCTCCAAAGTACCAAGCTATAAATAACGAATCCATTAACCGTTTTCAATTGGAAAATAATGCTGGACAAATTGAAGTAATTGCAGGTGAATATGAAGGCATTAAAGGAGCTGCTTCAACATTTACACCATTGCATATGTTTAATGCTAAACTGAACAAAGGTGGCAAAGCTGCATTTCATTTTCCTGCCAACTATAACACTGTATTACTTGTTGTGGAAGGCAGCATTTTAATTAATGGTAGTGAAAAAGCTCCAACAGACCATCTAGCCCTCATGGCGACCGATGGCGAAAATTTTGAGGTTGAAGCCATAGATGATGCTATTGTTTTAGTTTTAAGTGGAGAACCTATTGATGAACCTATTGCCGCCCATGGCCCTTTTGTAATGAACACAAAAGAAGAGTTAATGGAAGCCTTTAATGATTTCAATAATGGCAAGTTTGGCTATTTGGAAAATTAA